A region of Thermococcus piezophilus DNA encodes the following proteins:
- a CDS encoding prenyltransferase/squalene oxidase repeat-containing protein: MRKVLAAVFFVVIIVSSVPLANAKIEPYVYKPTVPDTAFSVLALYETGDYAKVLEGCEWLMMLRTPFDSWGFAYGEDYEAKYTAMAILALLRGERIASGRYNTTINSAAYWLIYKQNPDGSWQDYTDTALALIALREFLNSGYLNEKLPGFRKQVQGAIDRAQGWLMAAQPKNDVERVLGYMALGKKEDLKRMEVDGELAAYRAFALAYMGERIELTEDFQSTVAIAMALYATGSEKYREELLKKEHFGFWGVLHYRVLDLLSASKISGFEDLKPIACPYIDKITPNDDWEKVIFADYYIACSKKPELPTNYSALLPWQIAEVARVKALLSEDYEDAVSYLLKISKDGIWKDFYNTEYVVWVLKNLGVNYDYARSLEYLQENLTWMLETKDSKTGNPIYYNTPTYYFAYAAIVFKEFGLERPLNESLSILAERQYPNGGWPYTQGSVVGLTSTIRVLWALQEAGLTDTPMYEKGVKFLRTILYVDIPEPEESGNEVKLANATFLLVRNGLYIGNSTNSADVSSLDGYVVIYPSQSPLMINAYEVDGFIASEPAPSERMTYVYMIAGAVLITLAIVVSRSWKKRNKR; the protein is encoded by the coding sequence ATGAGAAAAGTTCTCGCAGCAGTGTTCTTTGTTGTGATCATCGTATCATCTGTTCCTCTCGCAAACGCTAAAATCGAGCCCTACGTATACAAGCCGACCGTCCCTGACACGGCCTTTTCAGTTCTTGCCCTCTATGAAACTGGTGACTATGCGAAGGTTCTCGAGGGCTGCGAGTGGCTGATGATGCTCAGGACACCTTTTGACTCATGGGGATTCGCATACGGCGAAGACTACGAAGCCAAGTACACCGCGATGGCGATACTCGCGCTCCTAAGAGGCGAGAGGATAGCTAGTGGAAGGTACAACACCACCATAAACAGCGCCGCTTATTGGCTCATCTACAAGCAGAATCCAGACGGCTCCTGGCAGGACTATACCGACACTGCCCTCGCACTTATTGCCCTCAGGGAGTTCCTCAATAGCGGCTATCTCAACGAAAAGCTCCCAGGGTTTAGGAAGCAGGTTCAGGGGGCAATAGACAGGGCCCAGGGTTGGCTTATGGCTGCACAGCCGAAGAACGACGTCGAGAGAGTATTAGGCTATATGGCTCTAGGGAAAAAGGAAGATCTGAAGAGGATGGAAGTTGACGGTGAACTGGCAGCATACCGAGCATTTGCACTCGCCTATATGGGTGAGAGGATTGAGTTGACTGAGGACTTTCAGAGCACGGTAGCAATAGCAATGGCCCTCTACGCTACCGGTAGTGAAAAATACCGCGAGGAACTCCTCAAGAAAGAACACTTCGGCTTCTGGGGAGTTCTTCACTATCGTGTCCTCGACCTGTTGAGCGCTTCGAAGATAAGTGGTTTTGAGGACTTAAAGCCGATAGCCTGCCCTTATATTGACAAGATAACACCCAACGACGACTGGGAGAAGGTGATTTTCGCCGACTACTATATAGCCTGTAGCAAGAAGCCCGAACTCCCTACCAACTACTCGGCTCTGCTCCCCTGGCAGATCGCTGAAGTAGCGAGAGTTAAGGCCCTGCTCAGCGAGGATTATGAAGATGCCGTTAGCTACCTCCTCAAGATATCTAAGGATGGCATCTGGAAGGACTTCTACAACACAGAATACGTCGTCTGGGTGCTCAAGAATCTTGGTGTGAACTATGACTATGCTAGGTCTCTAGAATATCTCCAGGAGAACCTCACTTGGATGCTCGAGACGAAAGATTCCAAAACAGGCAACCCGATTTACTACAACACGCCCACCTACTACTTCGCCTACGCGGCTATCGTCTTCAAGGAGTTTGGCCTCGAAAGGCCCCTTAACGAGAGCCTCAGCATCCTCGCAGAAAGACAGTATCCTAACGGCGGCTGGCCATACACTCAGGGTTCGGTGGTAGGGCTGACGTCCACGATCAGGGTTCTGTGGGCCCTTCAGGAGGCAGGGCTTACGGATACCCCAATGTACGAGAAGGGAGTTAAGTTCCTCAGGACCATACTCTACGTTGACATACCCGAGCCCGAAGAAAGTGGGAATGAAGTAAAGCTGGCCAATGCGACATTCCTTCTCGTGAGAAATGGACTTTACATCGGCAACTCTACGAACAGTGCAGATGTTAGCAGCTTGGACGGCTACGTGGTCATTTATCCCTCTCAGAGTCCACTGATGATTAATGCCTATGAGGTTGATGGCTTCATCGCCAGCGAGCCGGCACCAAGTGAAAGGATGACATACGTCTACATGATAGCAGGAGCAGTTCTGATAACACTTGCCATTGTGGTGTCAAGGTCCTGGAAGAAACGAAACAAAAGGTGA
- a CDS encoding S8 family serine peptidase, which yields MKGWKAAVVALFLVGLIAGTAAAVPTKPIAVSPVQEKNYGLLTPGLFKKIQGMNWNQDINTVIMFNSPADRDRAVQILKIMGAEIKYSYKIIPAVAVKIKVKDLLLVAGMIDPGFFGNSRLSGVRFIQEDYKVQAADSTSVAQIQADAVWNLGYDGTGIVVAVIDTGIDANHPDLQGKVIAWYDAVNGKTTPYDDNGHGTHVAGIVAGTGAASNGQYIGVAPGAKLVGVKVLAADGSGSISDIIAGVDWVVQNKDTYGIKVINLSLGSSQSSDGTDSLSQAVNAAWDAGLVVCVAAGNSGPNTYTVGSPAAASKVITVGAVDSTDTIASFSSRGPTADGRLKPEVVAPGVDIIAPRAAGTSMGTPIDTYYTKASGTSMATPHVAGVAALLLQAHPDWTNSKIKTALIETAEIVAPAEIADIAYGAGRVNVYKALNYDNYAKLVFTGSVADKGSVSHTFDISGATFVTATLYWDNSASDLDLYLYDPNGNQVDYSYTSYYGFEKVGYYNPTAGTWTVKVVSYSGAANYQVDVVSDGTLSQSTGTTPTPAPTPTPTTDSQTFTGYVHDWYDKSDSFTMTVNSGATKITGDLTFDTSLHDLDLYLYDPNGNLVDRSETSTSYEHVEYLNPAPGTWKFIVYAYNTYGWASYQLDVVVYYG from the coding sequence ATGAAAGGTTGGAAAGCAGCTGTGGTTGCACTCTTTCTTGTTGGTCTAATTGCAGGGACTGCAGCAGCTGTGCCAACAAAGCCAATCGCAGTGAGCCCTGTACAGGAAAAGAACTATGGACTCTTGACTCCGGGACTCTTCAAGAAGATCCAGGGTATGAACTGGAACCAGGATATTAACACTGTCATAATGTTCAACAGCCCAGCTGACCGCGATAGGGCAGTGCAGATTCTCAAGATAATGGGCGCTGAGATTAAGTACAGCTACAAGATTATACCCGCGGTTGCAGTTAAAATAAAGGTCAAGGATCTCCTTCTCGTTGCGGGAATGATCGATCCAGGCTTCTTTGGAAACAGCAGGCTGTCCGGTGTGAGGTTTATCCAGGAGGACTACAAGGTTCAGGCCGCTGACTCAACGTCAGTTGCTCAGATTCAGGCCGATGCCGTATGGAATCTCGGTTACGATGGCACTGGAATAGTCGTTGCGGTTATCGATACCGGTATCGACGCCAACCACCCTGACCTCCAGGGTAAAGTCATCGCTTGGTACGATGCCGTGAACGGAAAGACCACCCCGTACGATGACAACGGTCATGGAACCCACGTTGCGGGTATTGTCGCAGGAACAGGTGCTGCGAGCAACGGCCAGTACATCGGTGTCGCTCCGGGCGCCAAGCTCGTCGGCGTCAAGGTTCTTGCCGCCGACGGTTCTGGAAGCATATCGGACATTATAGCCGGTGTTGACTGGGTAGTCCAGAACAAGGACACTTATGGGATTAAGGTCATCAACCTCTCCCTTGGTTCAAGTCAGAGCTCAGATGGTACTGATTCACTCAGCCAGGCGGTCAACGCCGCTTGGGATGCGGGCCTTGTTGTCTGTGTCGCAGCTGGAAACAGCGGCCCTAACACCTACACCGTCGGTTCTCCAGCTGCTGCCAGTAAGGTCATAACCGTGGGTGCCGTTGATAGCACCGACACTATAGCTAGCTTCTCAAGCAGGGGTCCGACTGCCGACGGCAGGCTTAAACCGGAGGTTGTCGCTCCAGGTGTCGACATCATTGCCCCGAGGGCCGCCGGAACCAGCATGGGAACCCCGATTGACACTTACTACACCAAGGCCTCCGGAACCAGCATGGCCACCCCGCACGTCGCTGGAGTTGCCGCCTTGCTCCTCCAGGCTCACCCGGACTGGACCAACAGCAAGATCAAGACTGCCCTCATTGAGACCGCCGAAATAGTGGCCCCAGCTGAAATAGCCGACATCGCATACGGTGCAGGTAGGGTCAATGTCTACAAGGCCCTCAACTACGACAACTACGCCAAGCTTGTCTTCACCGGCTCCGTCGCGGATAAGGGAAGTGTCAGTCACACCTTCGACATAAGCGGCGCGACTTTCGTCACCGCTACCCTTTACTGGGACAACAGCGCCAGTGACCTTGACCTCTATCTCTACGACCCGAACGGCAACCAGGTCGACTACTCCTACACCTCCTACTACGGATTCGAGAAGGTTGGTTATTACAATCCGACCGCTGGAACCTGGACGGTTAAGGTTGTCAGCTACAGCGGTGCCGCCAACTACCAGGTCGACGTCGTCAGTGATGGAACTCTCAGCCAGTCTACCGGAACCACTCCGACGCCCGCTCCTACCCCAACTCCCACCACCGACAGCCAGACCTTCACTGGCTATGTCCACGACTGGTACGACAAGAGCGACAGCTTCACCATGACCGTCAACAGCGGAGCTACCAAGATAACTGGTGACCTCACCTTTGACACTTCACTCCACGACCTTGACCTCTATCTCTACGATCCGAACGGCAACCTCGTCGACCGCTCCGAGACCTCCACCAGCTACGAGCACGTCGAGTACCTTAACCCGGCTCCTGGAACATGGAAGTTCATAGTCTACGCCTACAACACCTACGGCTGGGCCAGCTACCAGCTTGACGTCGTTGTCTACTACGGTTGA